The genomic DNA CGGCCCGCAAACATTTCAGGAACATGAAGCACCCCATTATTATGTACGTCTTCAATTCATGCATGGATTGTGGATGATTATACTGACTTGGGTACAGACGGCTAAGTTCACTATGCTAGCCTTCTTGATATTCACGGCTATCCTGTTGGCTTCAGTTGGGGTCCTTCATTGGCACTGGAATCGTCAACTGGACAATCAAGACGCTCTTGATATTCAAAGTTGGTaccctccttttctctatgATTATTTTCACATCTACTTCATACTAACACTTAGAAGATGGTGTCATTCACGAACATGGTGTGAATGAGGAATTTGCGGATCTGACGGATTTTCAACAGCGCTCATTTAGGTACCCTCTATAGTTAGATACAAAGGCCCTGCAGAGagcgagaaaggagaatgcgacTTGTGGCCAATATATTGCTGGCCCCTGTTTTCTACCTCTGATTACTCAAGATTATAGGTTATATTCAGACAGGCGAAGATCCTCTAGGGCGGAATTCTGTCGTCTGTTATTTCACCTGTGTGGCTCTCTTTTATATGTAGGAGACCCATGATTTATACAGCAGAAGCAAGTGAACCTGGAGGGTCTGTGATCGCAAAATTAATTTGGTACGTCAGATCCAGTCCCGAGGATCAGAAGGTCAATGGCCTCAGTTCACAACAGTGTAATCATGGGTTTCCCAGGGTCAGTGGCTTCGGACTGGCAGGTGAACCTGGTGTAAAACCGCACGACTGCCAGCAGAACAAGGTGACGTCGGTTAAGTCTGGAAGTTGGGGATGTTTACTCCATTTTGTACACTTGGACGCGGAGTCCATTAATCCAGAGTCTGCCGAATGAGATTTATCGAATCCTTGCAACATCATGAACAAGGGTAGTGTATCCAACCAATATGCGTCACACTATTCTGCTCAGCCTTGGACCGTGTGCAATAGGTTTCAGAATTCCCTCAGTCTAGAGTCCCTGTAATATACAGTTGCCCTTGGAACTCAGAGGGAATGTCTTTCTTGAAATAAATGCTGCCGATAGAAGCAAAGGGGAGGTTGaaagcttcttttccatacCAACGATGCCCGTCACCAAGGCATGCTTGTGATTTTTCGTAGTGGTACACCAGTGTGAATCAGACCCAATTCCAAGGGCATATTCCATAACAATATGCTCGAGACCGGCCGGATTGTTAATCGTGGAAAACCAGCCGTATACCTCAGGCACAGGTATACCCTTTGCACGTAGAAAGGATAGAGTTGCAACTTCAATAGCGGTAGCGTATGTCTTCAGGACTGATATCCAATAGGAAACTTTTACAATGGCCCGGAAGCTATCATGCATTGTGGTTAAAAACACCCGGTTAAAACCTCCTTCACTTATCTTTTCAAGTTTTTTGAACATCCCCATGGCCGACGTGATCGGCAACAGCTTTCTTCAGGGAGACAATATCAAACTTGACAAATCGTTCACGGAGTCGAGATTCTTCATTGTAAAGAAACCTTCCGGGGGAGTAGGAAAACAGGGTTCCGTCTGGAGTGCAGTCTGTACGGATGGTCTTTGGACACGACAAACCTTAGTACATCCGGCAATGCTTTAGGAACCTTCGTCGACCCAGAAAAGCTGAAAGGGGCCCCAAGCATGTGACTGGGAGGATGCAATTCCTGTAAGTTCGACTGAAAGCAATAAATCTGGACATTGATCCGGTAGAAATGTGTGAGGAGAGTGGCACTGTCTAGACCATGGACCGGGACCTGATACCTGACATCCGATACCCAACACTTGCCACACACAGGAATGTATGGCTACGCACCTACATCCGTGCCACGTGGCTCGCCTGGGCCTAGTGAAATCTTAGAAAACATAGTAGGCTAGAATGAGAAGAGTTGGCTTTGCAGAGGTGAGTGAGGGTAATTGAGTCACGAATGCCCACACGCTGAGGTGTACTCGAATCCAATAAAGATTCGAGGGCTTTTCATCCCTACTAGGTTGGAGCCATGCGATTATGAAGAGATTAATTCTGTGATAGACCCCAAGGCTAACACTCTTCCATTCACCATTCATTAACCTTGCCCTCGTAGGTAACTATGAATTGGCAACTTGGAACAAAGCATCTACCTGTGATCTAGAGTCCAGGAACAGAACCAATCAATGAGAGTCACTATTGTCCCAACTAGTACGATTTCGGTTAGCAGCGAAGCTAACTTCTTTGAACCCAGCCACCGATTTATCTGAGCCAGTGCTATAACGTTGGTTTTGAGACAGTTTCATTGGATCTGTCCCTGCATTTTTCTGCCGTGACCTGCCAGCATATAGATGTCGTTCATGGGTATTTTCAATTTCCACAAAcatgagattgagaaaaaTATCGAGTGGAACCCCACAGGTTTTCAGTTCATTGAGGCTTGGAGTTTCCCTAATGTTAGCTAAGCTCAGACTCTCTATGTTGTGGAGTGTATGACTGACTGAACTCGCTAGGTAAATGAGGTAACATCCTGGAACTTTCGCCATGGATGCCTGGAAAGCTCACAACTTAAAGAATGGCTGCAACAAACGGGGAAGCTCTCAACCCCCAGCTACCCCCTGTCTGAACAGCCGAATGGAGGGATTAGATTATTGATATGCAATTACACTTTATTCGAGCGCGTCTCGCTTGGGATGTCCCGCGAGGACTACAAATTAGTTGAAGCAGGGCTTGCCCTTCATCCAGCCACCCTTTCAGCGCTTGAGGTAAATGGCGGGATGTTCTCGCGTTACTCCTGGTATGCTGGACAGCAAAGACATAGAACATGTACGCCCAGCACTCCTCTCCTGTACATCATATAATACAAATGACTAATATAAGAAAAGCCATTATCCTCAAAGCCCCTCAGAAGTATGAGATCGCTAATTACATGCTTTCTCTCACGCATGATCCTGCATCACAATGGACCACAGCGCTCCTCGCGGGCGAAGACATTATCGATTTATTTCCATCAATGGAAGACCATCGCTCCGAATTACCATTCAGATCCCAAGCTCCCGGCAGAACCATCCGGACCGGTCTTGCTCAGTCTCCTGAAATGTGGAACAATCCCCTCACCCTACCATGTATCCTTGTCACCGATCACTTGAAGCGATTACAACAATATTGCACAGGGTCTCTAACCCAACAGGTCATGGTGATCGAAGAGCATCTTGGCGTCACCACGGTGGGCCGGAGGAACCAGGTGCCACGTTTCCGGGGGTCAACGAATAGAAGGCTTCACTCCAAGGATGCAGATGTTTTAAACCTGGGAATACCAGTCAATAGATCTCAGACGCACTTTCTTACGGTTTCCATTAATTCGAAGCTAACCAGTATTCTATTCACCAAACTCTCTCCAAAGTGGAACCACGAGGCGTCTCGGTTTCTATTAAACATCGTGAATGAATCTTCTGGAGAATGGCGCGGCCAAAATTTGCACGATAACCAAATACGAGAACTAATTGAGCACAATGTATGCCTAGCCAAATCCATCGAGGACCATGTGCTGTGTCTTCAGGCTCGGATGGAGCTTCAGCTCGATGTGGTATGATGAAGTGCCTTTCTTCATATTCAACGTAACATTTGGTATTGACTCTTGACTAGTTGTATAGCTTCGTGGCCCAGTCAGATAATCGACTCAACGCACGTCTCGCTGCGTCCACTGGGAGGGATAGTACCTCTATGAAGATCTTAGCATTTATCACGACTATATTTCTCCCGGGGACTTTTATCGCGGTATTTATTCAGCTCCTGTGGTATAGCAAAGATTCGACTAATAATATGCGTTGCAACATATATAGACTTTGTTCTCTATGGACATGTTTGACTGGAAAAGCGCGCCGTCTGATGGCAGCTCAGCAGTGTCATCTCAATTCTGGATCTATTGGGCAACAGCCGTTCCGCTCACAGCAGTCACTCTCGGAGGCTGGGCGCTCTGGTGGAATTTTGAGAAGCACAGGTACGATGTACATATAACGGAGGCGGTGCACAGAGCAGACAGGCCCTACAAGTCGTGGTGGCGGAAAAGGTGAATAACATCAGCAGATAACATAACTAGTAACGTGGATTTTGTATATAATCATTTTGAACAATTAGGAACCAGGAACAAGACATGGAAACAGGGAAGCTTGACCAGGCATATTCGTATTAGTACTATGGGACACCTTAAGCTCATAACAAACCCTCCAGTGATGCCAAATGTTATTTGAGTGTCCGGACTGTGAAGCTCTATAAATGCAAGGTACTTTCTTTGTGGACTTAATTCAATGGCAAATCGATTTTACTATAGGTGATGCTCCTCCAGTCGGGCCTAATTCCCCATTATGATCACCCGTAGAGCTTAGAGATTATACACCGGTTCTTGTGCACTGTGCCGCCTCATCTCTAATACGCCTTTTCCGTggttggttctttttctttcttttctttccttttatttcttttgtaCCTCTTCCACGCCTTTATCAGTGATCTTGAATGTCAAGTAGGTATAAGTTAATCACATCTCATGCTATGGCTACTTAGTGGGAGAGGGGGAGTTCTACACTAGTCGATTGGCGCAAAGAAATGCCAGGGTTGTATAGTCGATCCTCGCTTCAAATACCCCGATCAAAGTCAATGGTGTGTGACGAAATATCTCAGCGATTTGACATCGAATACCAAGGTTAGCAAAACCTGAAATGGAAATAGGGCAGCTTTATTAGTGGTTGGAAGGCGATAAGGCGGCCTTCGGGCTTCCTGAATCTTGCCTTCAGGGGATGGCATTTCGCTGCGTTCAGAAGCGCCATGTTGACCGCTGCAGAATTGATCAAAGCAGCTGACATGGCCTCGGCACCTTGAACAGTCCATGAGACTAATGCAAGGGCAATACAATCCGAGCAGGACTGTATATATTAGTGAAACTTGTACTGATCATTTTCGTCTGACGGGATTCTTCGGTGTAGGTGACTCCTCGAAGAGCGAAGGACTTCGTCATTACTTGGGGACCGTCAAATGCAATTCAAGCAGAAAGACCAGGATTCAAGTCCTTCATTTCCGACGGCGTCCGACCAGGGTATGGCTAGTGCTACGCAATAGTTCGGGGGGATGAAATCGTGGCCCGTATCTGTGACCCTGCACTGTTAGCCCTAGAATTGAGTTTGGAACTCAATCTCAGGTTGGCTGGGGATTCCTGCATGTCTTAGAATTACATCAGTGGTGAAGCCCAACACATGTGGACTTTTTGAGGAATCACCCAAGTTGATCTCTGAATGCCTCGGGATGCCGGTGGTGACATGTGCTTTATACGAGAAGGACTCCGTTGATTCGTGGTGAACCCTGGCCGCGATTCCGCGCTAATCATGTATTTTGCGGGGTACAATTAATTGGAATACCATCAATTGCCCCATTGGGAAAACCCCAGGATCTAGCCAGCAAGCCTGGTTGAGAGATTAAGATTAAACAGGGAGATGGGCTTTTCAGGCTAAAGACTAGCAGAAACCCGGGGCTTTGAAGTGTTCGAGCATATAATGTGGGAATTCTCCACGGCGGCATTGTGTCTTCCACAGTTAATCAGGATCCAAAGCTTGTGCTGAACCATACCTTGGTGTATCTTCTCCTAatctcctctttcaccttGGTCTCACTCTCCTTACTTTGACCTAAGCCGATCCTCCCATTGGTCAACATGCACTTCCACCGTCTCCTGGTCTTGGCCGCCGGGCTCCTGACAACGGCAACATCAGCACCCACCGAACTCTTCAAACGCGATGCCGCAGGCGTAGTAGATGCTGTGGCAGAGATCGCTGACAAAATGACGACCCTAAATACCACAGTCACGGGTTACCAAGGCGGAGTGCTCGGAACCGGAACAGCCCTGAAGATTGAGTTCCAGTCCATCCAACTCAGCCACGCCCTGAAAGATGCCATCTCGACCACTGAAGATTCCCAAAACTTCACCGGCGATGAGTCCAATAAGGTTGCCGCTGCTTTTATTGATCTGCAACCCAAGATCTCTTCAACTCTCAATAACATTGTCTCCAAGAAACCTCAGTTCGACACAGGGCTCCTCGGCATCGGGTCCGTCTCATTCTTGGTCAAGTGGAACTTGCAACAGGAGAAGGACTTGTCGGCGGACTTGGGgcaggctgttgttgctaAGCTGGCGGAGCCGTATGCCTCGGTTGCGCCATTGCTGAACGATCAGATTGCCGCTGCTTTTGAGAAGGCACTTGCTGCTTATAATTAGGTGTTAGGGGAGCTTTGCAGAGGTGGCCTCCTTCTGGCATATTCTGATAGCACCTGTAATTTTGGAGATTAGTTGATCGTGGAACTAGGGTCGGTGCAAGCACTCATTGATACAACATGACAATAAAGATTCCAGTTTGGGTTCTAGCAAAGTTCACTTGGTAAACCATTCCTGTCTGGTCGACTCAATAACGTATTTTGTTAGGGCAAATTAATCAAGGACGAAATTTAAGGAAGATGGTCTTCACCGTTCAATAGTTCGGATCATGGAGTAAGTCGATGGCTCTCGTGGCAAAGGCGCCCGGCACCTTACCCCCGAATACCAACTGGACCTTTCCTTGAAAACAATGGACCACACTGATGCCTACCAATACTCCCCTACTACCTTACTGCCTTACACACTGACACTATGAGCCTTCTCGTTTCGTTATATCCAACAGCCTGCTGTGGAATTATTGGCCAGTGGTAGAAGGTTCGGAGAGTTCAGGCATCAAAAATGGTTTCATGTTGCGACGAGGGCACCGCCTATCTCACTGCCATTGTGTAGAGATCAGTTACTGTCGCATATACACGGCATTGAGCAACTTCCGGCTTCCTGCGTCACTCATGCCTGAAGAGAATATTCCTTGTAGGATGATTggcatcttctcctcacAGCCTCATGCCAAGCCCTTGGTTGGTAACTGCTTCCGAGCATCATTACCATTCTAGGAAGAGAGAAGCCGATTCGCTTCTCTTCGCATAACCCACTGGTACAATTGTCTCTGCAGACTGAGATGATCGTCGAGCGAGTGATGCTGTAGAGCCTTCCTCGACGGTTATCTATCATGGCTATGCAGGTGCATGGAAGATTCTAAAGGCAATCATTGGTCATTGACTTGTTCCGACCGGACCAACCATAGCTCAAAGCAAATTGATGTGCAACCAGCTTGCCGGATGCGAAATGGAGGAGTGGAGTCTTGAATCTTGTCAGTAGCGTGCGAGTTCTCGTCCCTGGCTTCGATCGGGCGCCTGATTGCCAAGCGCTGTCCATACAAAGTGATCACCATGGCTCAGAGCCGCGACGCGCGTATAGAGTTTATTCCTTTCCGAACCAACTGGAGACATTCCTTTGGAGACAGAAGCGTGGACATGAGCCAGGAGCCATGCCTGCGTCTGAACTCGACCTTAACTACTTGGTATTGTGCTGGTTATTGCTGAAAACTCACGATTGTGTGTGCATACTGAGAAGCAACTCAAGCGGTCTGTCCTCTTGTTACGTACTATCTCATCCCGACTATCATGGTACTTGCCAAGACAGCACAGCGTGCGGACTATACTGCGTATGCCTATCGGATCCATTAGGTTGCTCACACAGCGCTGCATATCACCTTTCATCGGATATGATCGTCATGCCATGGGCTGGGCACTATACAGCAGGTTGGGGCTATACTGCGTATGCCTATCGGATGCATTAGATTGCTCACGCATGTTGGATATCTCCTTTACCAGACATGATCGTCATACTACGAGCTGGGCACTCTACAACAGGTTGAGGTTATACTGTCTATCAGGCGCACCATCTGGTCGAACACGATAGTCGATGACCTTATACGACAGTTGATAGTCATGCTCTCTGTAATCTGCGCAAGCCATGCTAGACTTACGCATCGGTTAAGAGACATCTGCGTCTCCAGAAATCTATATAAGGGAGACTTTCTCCCCTGAGCACGACATTCATCTCATCTATAGCAACATCAACAAAACACAGTTCCAATCAGCCAATCACACAATTAGTCAATTTTCTTTACACAAACTTACAAACCACCAATTCTTCcttcaagatgaagttcatCTACGCCGTCCTCCTTGCCGCCGTGACCGCCACGGCCAGCGCACTCCCGGAACGCCTGGAGGCGCGTATTTGCGGTAGCCCCATGTGCAGTAACTATGTTGCGTTGGGTGAAGCCGATTGCCCGCTCGATTGCATGTGGGGAGACTGTACCAAGTACCAATGCATTAACGAGGGCTACGATGTAAGTGTCTAGTGTGGTATAGAGGACATGGGTTAATCATTACTGACGAGGGTATAGGTCATCTGTGGAAAGAACGGAGACAGCTGTGCTAAGGTCTGACTCGATGGAGAGCAAGAATGACATGTGAAGACGTGGATTGGGTAGATCGAGATGGGGTTGTCATGACTGAGTTGATTTGATGGATGGAACGATGTTACTTACTACAGTCGCTCCTTAGAAAAATCCTGAATCTTTCGGAGATATATTATAACCTGGTCTGTACTCAAAGGGCTTAGCTGAGGTTAGCTCAAGTAGATTCCCCGAAGCTGTCCGTTCATTGTACAATCAACCTTGGGCCAACCACCCTGTGAATCTAAGAGTCCGTATATTGCCTGATAACCCCGAGAAGTAAAAAATGTTGTGCAGAGTTTCTCCCCGTGGAATGCGTCAATTGGAAGATAAGGGAAGAATACCTTGATTGTTTCATACACTGAGTGCATTTTACTGTATAGTAAAGTAGTCCTCTCACTAGTCGGAATGTACATATCAGTCTTCCTATGATTAACCCAAGCGATGTTTAGTTTATTGCATCTGTAGCTTTGCATAGCATTGTACAACTTAGTAGAAcattcttgctttcttctccttgttctTATATATGCTTATAGTCTATCACAGCTTCAATGCGTCATTGAATTGGTTTTGTTACGTTTAGGGCTCCCGGTTATAAACAATTGGTATAACCTTACGAACGTCGACAAACAAAGGTAATTCATGATACCCAAGGTTGTGGAACGTTCTAATAGCATTATATACACTAAATAACTATATCGTTGTCCCCCAATTTCATTCTTTATCAAGTAGTTACCTTCTGCAGCGTCCTTGCCGCCAGCGATTCTGGAATAGGTTCCCCGAATATCTTTACTTTCATCCAGCAGAAGGTTTACCTGATGGGAAGTTAAGTGATAGTAAAGCAGAAGCGTAACAAATCAGCTACGCAGGATTTAAGTTAGAGTTAACTAGTCTAGATCATTCGAAATGTGAACCTAATTATTGATTCCATTAAGCAATGGAATGGTTCGGCCGGGAATCTCAGCAAACGCCCACGCAATAGTTTAAAAGTTTGAAGATACAGCTAACTAAATCGCTGAATGGAGCGTTTGAACTACCGAATACGGTAGTCAATTGATTATCTTTACTAAAAGAACCTTGCTATGCTTCCAAGGAACAGCCAAAAGCAGAACGAaagaagatcttcaactTTATCTTACCATTTTAACCATTTTCGTATGATGGGTCCACAGAACGAGTCCTAGTTCTCGTATTCCACGTAACTAATCTCATAATTCCGCGGAACCCCTTTAATGGGAGATTTAGATCGACTGATTTTATTGGTGGCGCATCCTTGCCAAGCATATTCTGTACGAGCTGATCATTGATGAAAGTCTtaggttgttcttttttcttactaTTTAAAGAGAAGCTCCTTGGGGCTTGATCCGTTCGTccttctttatttcttttctgtctctgTTGCATTCTCACATTCACAGCATATATTAGCTTTGTCGGAGAGGGCCTCTATGCTGCCTGGAGAGATATCAACATACCATCGGGAGAGCTAGAAAGATATCCAATAGTTTCTCTTCGTATAACTCACTTACATTTCATCCTTGTCTCCGAGGGTAGCGCTCACTGGTCTCTATCCAGACCATCATCACCTCCAGCCTTGATCTTCAAGTCCGACGAtgggctgttgttgcagcAGATCAAAATCGAGTAGCTCACCAAGCCCTACATCTCCGCCAAACGAAATGGAAGACGTCAGGCCAACGTTACAAAGCCTAATAGCGGAAAGTGACGCTCTACTAGAGGAGAACAGATGGGTCGAGGCGCGCGGAAAGCTGGACCAGGCCGTACAGCTCTCagagcagcagcaaggaCCCGACCACGAGGATACGctagaaacaaaagcaattCTGGCCTACAATCTCCGCAAGCACGGCGAGTATCAGGAAGCCGAGCAGATAGACCGTGAAGTGCATGCTACCCGCCTGAGAGTCTCTGGACCGGATCACACCGAGACTGCTAAGGCATTGAATAATATTGCGCTGGATTTGAAAGGTCTTGCTAGGTTCGATGAGGCGTTTCATCTCGAGGAGCAAGCTTTGGACATATTTATGAaagtggagggggaggattCCCGAGCGACTCAGACGAGTATGAATAATTTGGCGAATAGCTATCACCAGCAGTGTCGGTTTGGTGATGCTGCCAGGTTGCATGAGAAGACGCTCGAGCTCCGGGTAAAGACACTTGGTCGAGACCACTTTGAAACAATCATGGCTATGGATCTGCTTGGTGTTGACTGTCGCGAGTTAGGTCAGGTGGAGAAAGCTGCGAGGTACCAGGAGGAAGCGCTTGAGCTTGCGACAAACAGTCTGGGCGAAGGGAGTGAGACTACCCTTCGGTGTTCGATAAACCTAGCGTCAACGTACCAGGCATTTGGGACGGCCGATGGACAACAGAAAGCATTAACCTTGCTGGAGCGGGCTCTGGATCTATCGCGCCGGAACCTGGGTGAAGAAAGTCCGGAGACGGTGGGCACCATGAACAATCTCGCGGTGGCGTATGTTAAGGCGGACAGACTAGACGATGCTTACCCCTTATTGAAAGCAGCTTATGATATAAATCGAAAGACGCTGGGTCCAGATCATCCGAAGACCCGAGCGTCGGAGGGCAACTATAACTATGTTAtggagaagcttggtttAACTCAGGCTAACATATTCGGCGCCTGAGTTTTGTATTATCTTCTCTTATTACGGTCGGGATAGATCTCTAAATATGTCTTTACCCCTTAGAGTGCGAGGCCCAGGACTCTTCTAGTGTCAATTTAATATTCCGGAATCATGGACTTCGTAACTATCTTAGGAAATTGTTTACTCATCTACTTCCGTGCGGTTATAACAAATTAGAGAGTATGTAATCTATATATCGCGTCGGCTACGAAGAAATACATATTAGGCATATGTTATGAACCAGTGATTGGTCCTTCTATTTGAGGCACTAGCGTAGTCgatcgatcaatcaatcaagcaAAATTGTATTACCCTGTTAAAGCCTAACTATTGAATGTGTAGCTACTATGCAGGTGCCTCGCCGTGAGGCAGAATTGGCCCAGAACGCCTGAATCCCACACATAAGAAAGGTAATGAACGAAAATCTGTGAATCACAACTAAAAGCTTGTCCCACAGCGCAAAATCTTTGACCTTTGTCAGTCATCTTCTGCCTCCTCTTTATTCTGTTTGTTAGTGGCAACAGCGTAGTCTACTAAGCGCCATAAGGAGACTGTGTCAGGGCATCTCCAGCCAGGGCCAAGTCTTGAATAGCAGCCAAGCCATACTGTGCAACAGCGTTCGTGGATATCCATGTAGCTTCGTCAACTGGGATGAGGACAGCGCTTCCATTGACACGTTCTGAAACCCAAGACTCATCGGCAGTAAAGCCGTCAGTATTGTTATAAAATTCCTTCCATGCTCGCTCAGCCACCGTCACGTTGTTGCTGTGCTTCGCATAGTACGCCGTCAAGCGCGAGTGGCCCTGGATCAGACTGATCCCGCTGAACGACTTACCATAGCGCGCCTTCTGCTCTGCCGATGTTGCGCCATAGTAGTAACAGTAATCAAGCCAGGCACTCTCCAGACCGTCTGGTGCATCATCACCCCAATACTCGAGCAACTCTGAAACAACCTCCGGCATGCCGAACACAGCGTTCAAGTGGGAGATAGATACAATACCCTCGTTGTTGGGATC from Aspergillus oryzae RIB40 DNA, chromosome 7 includes the following:
- a CDS encoding cell wall mannoprotein 1 family protein (predicted protein) produces the protein MHFHRLLVLAAGLLTTATSAPTELFKRDAAGVVDAVAEIADKMTTLNTTVTGYQGGVLGTGTALKIEFQSIQLSHALKDAISTTEDSQNFTGDESNKVAAAFIDLQPKISSTLNNIVSKKPQFDTGLLGIGSVSFLVKWNLQQEKDLSADLGQAVVAKLAEPGALQRWPPSGIF
- a CDS encoding TPR domain protein (TPR repeat); the encoded protein is MGCCCSRSKSSSSPSPTSPPNEMEDVRPTLQSLIAESDALLEENRWVEARGKLDQAVQLSEQQQGPDHEDTLETKAILAYNLRKHGEYQEAEQIDREVHATRLRVSGPDHTETAKALNNIALDLKGLASYHQQCRFGDAARLHEKTLELRVKTLGRDHFETIMAMDLLGVDCRELGQVEKAARYQEEALELATNSLGEGSETTLRCSINLASTYQAFGTADGQQKALTLLERALDLSRRNLGEESPETVGTMNNLAVAYVKADRLDDAYPLLKAAYDINRKTLGPDHPKTRASEGNYNYVMEKLGLTQANIFGA